A window of the Nibribacter ruber genome harbors these coding sequences:
- a CDS encoding alkaline phosphatase D family protein has protein sequence MTHPYLNLCRGLCLMLLLLLSCTTSSIEQKTNPQTPVNAQTPLVTLALGSCNSTARKQPLWQEILKNNPQLWIWLGDNIYGDTDDMRVLKAKYDQQRQHPDYQKLYQQIPVIGVWDDHDYGRNNAGKEYEFKAQSARLFWDFLDEPTKSPRRKQKGVYSAHTYGPPGQQVKVLLLDGRYHRDSLVGQEPKYGENNKGDLLGEAQWRWLERELRHSKAQFHLIGTGLQIIPNEHGYERWGNFPRARTRLFNLIAKTKAANVILLTGDRHFAEISKIQWPGVPYPIFEFTSSGLTHNWMSGFVHERNRHRVGQMQDRLNFGIMRFHWDQTPYVVDFEIRGKNNRLHQLVKVPYARPTKVPKTRGAQPTRSKSQ, from the coding sequence ATGACGCACCCGTACCTCAACCTGTGCAGAGGTCTCTGCCTAATGCTGCTATTGCTTCTATCTTGTACCACCTCTAGCATAGAGCAAAAAACCAATCCTCAAACACCCGTCAACGCCCAGACGCCATTGGTGACCTTGGCCCTGGGTTCTTGCAACTCTACCGCCAGAAAGCAGCCGCTCTGGCAGGAAATCCTTAAGAACAACCCGCAGCTCTGGATCTGGCTGGGCGACAACATTTATGGGGATACGGACGACATGCGCGTGCTCAAAGCAAAATATGACCAGCAGCGGCAGCACCCAGACTACCAGAAACTCTACCAGCAGATACCGGTCATTGGCGTCTGGGATGACCATGACTACGGCCGAAACAACGCTGGCAAAGAGTATGAATTCAAAGCCCAGAGCGCCCGCCTGTTCTGGGACTTTCTGGACGAGCCCACCAAGAGCCCTCGGCGCAAGCAGAAAGGTGTGTACAGCGCCCACACCTACGGTCCGCCGGGCCAGCAGGTAAAAGTTCTGCTTCTGGACGGCCGCTACCATAGAGACTCTTTAGTGGGCCAGGAACCCAAGTACGGCGAAAACAACAAGGGAGACCTGCTAGGCGAGGCGCAATGGCGTTGGCTGGAACGGGAGCTGCGCCACAGCAAGGCGCAATTTCATTTGATTGGAACCGGTCTGCAAATCATCCCCAATGAGCACGGTTATGAACGCTGGGGCAACTTCCCTAGGGCGCGCACTCGCCTCTTCAACCTCATTGCCAAGACCAAAGCCGCTAATGTGATCCTGCTCACCGGTGACCGGCACTTCGCGGAAATCTCAAAAATACAATGGCCAGGCGTGCCTTACCCTATTTTTGAATTCACATCCAGCGGCCTCACCCACAACTGGATGAGCGGCTTTGTGCATGAACGCAACCGCCATCGCGTGGGCCAGATGCAGGACCGGCTCAATTTTGGCATCATGCGGTTCCACTGGGACCAGACGCCCTACGTGGTAGATTTTGAGATCAGGGGGAAGAACAACCGCCTCCACCAGCTAGTGAAAGTGCCATACGCCAGACCAACCAAGGTTCCTAAAACCCGGGGAGCACAACCCACCCGCAGCAAGAGCCAATAG